The DNA sequence ATATAAAGAAATTGCGAAAAATGTTAGAGAACATATTATCACTTTAAGTAATAATGGCGGGGCTTTTATTGGGTCTGCGCTTTCTTGTTCTGATTTAATTGTTTATCTCTATACAGATTTTTTAAATGTTAGTAAAGATAAACTCCAAAGTAAAAACAGAGATTACTTTTTCCTATCAAAAGGACATGCCGTTCCAGCTTTATATGGAATGTTTATTGAATTAGGCTGGTTAGAAGTTGAAAGATTAAATAATCATTTACAAGTAAATGATGATATTTATTGGCATCCAAATACAAAAATTCCGGGAGTTGAATTTCATTCAGGCTCACTTGGTCATTCGCTATCAATTGCTATTGGAATTGCAATAGACTGTAAACTAAAAGAAACCCAAAATAAAATTGTTGTGCTAATGGGAGATGGTGAGTTGAATGAAGGATCTATTTGGGAATCATTATTAATTGCGCATGCATACAAATTAGATAATCTCTTAATCATTATTGATCGAAATCAAATTCAAGCAAATTTACTTACAGAAGAATTAATTCCACTTAATCCGCTTAATCTAAAATTTGAATCTTTCGGATGTACGGTTAAATCAATAGATGGACATAATTTTATTGATATGAATGAAGCATTAAAAGAATTTCCGTTTGAAATAAATCGTCCGTCGGTTATAATCGCAGATACAACAAGAGGCAAAGGAATTAGAAGCATTGAAAATAAAATTAATAAATGGTTTGTTGAGAACAATGATTATAGCGTGATTGAGTATATAAATGAACTGAATATGACAAATGAATTTGAATTTAAAATGAGTAACTTAAATGAATTATGAAGAAAAATTAATAGAACTCGCTCATAAGAATGAAAGCATAATAATT is a window from the Ignavibacteriota bacterium genome containing:
- a CDS encoding transketolase, which codes for MDNKKLIEYKEIAKNVREHIITLSNNGGAFIGSALSCSDLIVYLYTDFLNVSKDKLQSKNRDYFFLSKGHAVPALYGMFIELGWLEVERLNNHLQVNDDIYWHPNTKIPGVEFHSGSLGHSLSIAIGIAIDCKLKETQNKIVVLMGDGELNEGSIWESLLIAHAYKLDNLLIIIDRNQIQANLLTEELIPLNPLNLKFESFGCTVKSIDGHNFIDMNEALKEFPFEINRPSVIIADTTRGKGIRSIENKINKWFVENNDYSVIEYINELNMTNEFEFKMSNLNEL